The genomic DNA CACAGAAGAATCGCCATCGGCAAGCTAGATGCCTGTAGAGTCAATATAGGCTGTGGTATCATTAGCTGATGCATAGCTTAGGTTGGTATGTTGTCCTTACCTTGGAGATCAGGGTCTAGTCCCCTGGTAACTGAATTACCAGAGTTCACTCCATGAGCAGGGGAGCTTGCGGCGAGCCCCAGGAGATAGAGAGGGAGGAGGAGAGTCGAGAAGTGCATATTGAATTGCGCAATAAACGTTGCAGAGAGTAATGTGTCTGGAAGAAGAGCGGATTGTATTTGATATTGAGATAGTTCAGTCTTGAGAGAACACTATATATCCATCCTACAAATGTTATGCAGCATGTAGTAGCTTTTCATCAAATTATGCTCGTATATCCGACACCGCATCAGCGTCAAATGCTTATGTTCCGGCCCGTAGTAAGATGAGGATCTCTGGTTGATTGACATCTGCACTGGATACCCGGCGGAGGTCGTATTAAGACCCAGATATAAGTTCTTACCGCTAGTAAGCATCAAAGCTTGTGTTGGTCAATTTTTCCACTTTATCCCCATCTAGAGTTAGATCTACGTTCGTATCGTTAGTAAGCATCAAAGCTTATGATCTCCGTCTAGTGTTAGATCTAAGTTCTTACCGCTGGGAAGCATCAATGCTTATCTTGGTTAATATCTCCACTTTATCCCCATATAAAAAGGATCTACGTTCTCAAACGTAGTAACACTCAAAGCTCGTATTAGTCAATAATTTCACATCCTCGTCGCCGGCAAGCCACAAAGCTCGGGAAACATTATCGGACACCACCATAATAAGGTAAATGACACCCCCATAAGCCCAAAAACATCGATAGCGTCAACGATTTACGCGCCATTGTATTTGTATGGAAGCTAAACCAAGATTAGATGTATTGTAGATCTTAGCAGCTGAGTACTAAGCTGAAGAATCACCGATTACATGATATTTACGACAGCTCTACCGAGATCTTTCACAATTACCTCTCTGGAATCAGGGCCGTGGGTAGGAATAGCGTAACTATGTAGCTCCAATAATATTTACTGTTAAGCTCATTGTGTACGCTGAAGGCAGCCCTGCCCGCGTATACTTACTAAGCAAATACTATATTCTACTAAGTTTAAGGTATAGGGATAGTACTTTAACTTACTTATATTGTTGTTACAACAAAACTGCGTTGTGAAAATCTGCTGCTAAGCATAGACATCACTTACATATACAATCATTTACTGTCAAGAAAAATCTAGTGATTCTAGCGTGCTAATCGCATGCAGTGGCGAGCTCTCAACAGCGATGAGAATCTCACGCGTACTCAACCGAGAAGTCTCGGCAACGGCCTTGATCGGCCGTTTTCGACCATACTTTCGAGTGCGGCTGTCCTCAGACCTGCCATTTATACCTTACTCCCGATTCTCTAGCAAAGAACTTGACGCTGCCAAGGTCGCGATAGAGTTGGTCATGTAAGGCGCCTTGGATAGGGATAAGACATCTCAGAGTGGCTGGTTTAATGTTCGGCAGCAATGATCATTTCACGGATCGGGTCGGTGACAGTCCAGCCGAAACATCGGTTCGAAGATACCCCGGACCCCCACATTCCGAACGCCAATGCACCTAGCGGCCCACATGGTGCTGTTACCCCAGATTTCTCCATCACTTGGCATGAGTATGTGAGGTAGATGCGGAATATAAAATGAACGGATTTCTCACGTGGCGACTTTGGGAATACAGCGCTGAAGCAGCTCTCAAGGTGTAAACATGAGGCTTTGCAATAAATTGTTCGTCGCGGGTATCTGTTTCGCATCTGTGCACGCGTAAGGACTTTCCATGGATGTTTTCTTGCTTGGTTGACTTGTGTAGATTCGTTGACTATGGAATCCTTCATCCCAAAACGTATACCTCAGGATCGACGAGTGGAACACCATACGACAGCACCTCGACTATCGTGTTGACACCATCGAACCCTATGATCATACTCGATTACGGTACCGAGGTTGCTGGGTTTCCATTCATTAGCACATCGGacgttgctgctgctgttcAGCTCGAGTTCAAATATGGAGAGTCATTAGTCGCTCTTTCAAACCCAATTGGCGACGGGCCATGGACATTTTCAAACGGCTTGTCCAACTCATTTCGGGTGGAAACGTTCAATGTGTCGACTGTTGGCTACACGGAGAGCTTCTTCATCCAAGGTGGACAAAGATGGCAATCTGTTCGTCTTCTGACCAACAGTTCGGTGACCATTGAGAGCATCGGAATGCGAGCGACAGGCCAGCATACAGATGCCAACGAGCTGCCAGGACACATGACGACAAGCAACGACATTTACAACCGGATATTTGATCTGGGCGGCCGTGTTGTACAAGTAGCCTGTGTGGACAAGGGCAATGCACCGTCTACTTGGGAAATAACCGACAAGGGCGCTTTGATCCGTGGTCAGACAAGCGCACAATCTGCTGAGGGTGTCTTGTTGAAAGCCGCAAACTACACACTTTCTTTCGACACCAAGATCACGCGAGGAGGAACTGGTTGGAGAGTTGGCAGTGGGATCTCACCCATCGGACCTTACTTCCTCTTGACTTCCAATTATCCCGACAATAACGCTTTCCGGAATACAAACAGAACTTTACTACCGCCAAACACTCTTATCTTCAACAGTGATTGGAGCTTGGTAAACCAGAGCAGCTTGCCAACACCGGGCAATAAGTACTATCCTTTGAACATCACAGTCGAAGAGGAGAAATGGCATCACATTAGCACTTCAATTCAGGAAGACGGCTACCACGTGCAGCTCAATGGGATCGAAATCGCCGTAGTTGCTTTACCACCTCCAAGCAACGATTTTCTCTTCCGTTCAGCTTCAAGGTATGAAGGTACTTGGGGATTCGGCGCTTTCCAGGACCAGATCTCTGTCGTATCAAATGTCTCCGTCACAGCTGCGAATGGAACTCAGATCTACAGTAATCCAATGACTTCGCAGAAAGTGTTGGTGGAATACGGCGTGGCACCCTTGAATCACTCAGTATGTCTTGATGGCGCAAAGCGAGACCGACTCGTCTGGATCGGCGACTTCTACCACACTGTTCGTGTGCTTGCTCAAACTACCGCTCGGTGGGACTACATCATCGGCAGTATCGAATATGCCTTGAGTTATCAAGTAGACACAGGACCATTTGCTGGCTTTGTTCCCATCTCGACTAGTCTTGGAACAAGACCAGAATACACAGATGCAAACCCCACTTGGACAGGATTGGTCGACTACCAGGACCTGTTTCTTGCAGGTATCGGAGAGTATTTCCGATACACAGGGGACACAAAGGGCTTGAGAAAGCATTGGGATAGCATCAAGAAGCTCGCTGAAGCTAGGATTACCTTCATCGACCCGTCTTCAGGCCTCGTTGCTGGCAGTCCTGAGGTTCCAAATCCAGCGAGCTTCTTGGGGCCAGCCAATGGGAGTGCAGTGACCGGACTGTTTGCCTTTACGATGGATCTGCTTGTTCCTCTAGCGCTTGACATGGGCGATGCTGAAGTTGCATCGAAGTTCAACTCTACAGCTTCCGGGTTACGAGACGCAATCAACGATAAATTGTGGAACCCGAGCTTGGAGACTTATTCTTTGTCTCTGGGCTCGCCAGGGAACTTCTCTCTTACAGGAATTGCCTGGGCCATGCTATCCGGAGCAGCCAACGGCGATCAGGCAAGCTCATCTATCCGAAAACTGGAAGAATTGCGATTTGGGGTAGGATACAAGACTATTTCCTCTGATGAGAAATCTAGCAACTACCAGCTTGCACCCAATCCATCTGGCTTTCTTCTCGAAGCCCTCTTCCAGACTTCTGAGAAACACCAAACTAACAGCACTGCTGCTACGCTGCATCTTCTCGATGGGCTGTGGGCCAGCATGGTGAACAATGATTCATACTCCTCAGGCGCAAGTTGGGAGTATGTGAAGCCATATGGTTCACCAGGCATAGATCTTTTCACGAGCTTGGCGCATCCGTGGGGAGCAGCGCCTTCGTATGTGCTTCCTGAGTATCTATTGGGTGTTCGGCCGGTTACACCTGGATACAAGGAGTTTGTGTTGCAACCCGCAGTTGGCTATCTCGGTTTGAAGAAAGCGGCAGGTAGAGTTCCAACGCCATTTGGAGGTATCAACGCAACTTGGAGCATTGATGGGCTGAGCGCCCTACTTACTGTAGACGTCCCCGCGAATGTGACGGGAACTCTGAAGATGCCTGCAGGATGGGCGATGAAAGGGCTCAATCATTCTACCGAGGGGACTGAGCTTTTGCCAGGCCACCATAGTATCACCTTGTATGTACAATGAGTGCCGGCATAGGCTGTAGGATCGGCACTTGAAGAATACCATCCTTTGATCCTAAGCTCATGTTTAAGACTTATCAATTGCGTGAAACTCCAATTTCTGGAAGATACAAGCTTTGGGCATCAAGGTGGAGAGAGAGAACAATTTGTATTGTAAACATTATAGATGATTTCCAGAACCAGTGAAAGAAAAGATACAATTTGCAAGGAAAGCTTCAAATTCGTCATTCAGAGCCTCAGCAACGCGCCTTTCCGATGTTTAGCCAACTGCAGTCTCCATAGTCTTGTCTCGTTCAGCAAAAACACTTGTCCATCCCTGCCAAAACAAAAGTTCGCGACGCCCCCCTCGATTAGGATCTTGGCCAACAACACACCCCCTGGAGACCATATATTCAGCCCATCACCACACCCGCTATACACATTGCCATCGGTGTCGCACTTGATGCCATCGGGTATGCCTGTATCTGCCATGGCAAAGAGCCGGCGATTGGCAAGAAAAGGCTGACGAGATCGAACGATTACGTCGTACGCATATCTAGTAAGAGTTGCAGCTGTTAGCATGATTAGGTAGGACCAGATGCTACTTGTATTCGTGTCGGAGAAGATTGCTGTAACGGGAACTCAAGTGAAGGAAGCTACTCACATGTGCGATACTCTCATCTCATCTGTGGTACCGTCCCCATGAATCCAGTCCGTATCAGTAATGTATACGGTCGATTCGTCCGGGCTAAAGCAGATTCCATTCGGTCTACAAAGCCCATCTGCTATTGGACGAACGTTCTCTGTTGCAGGATCGTACCGATACACTTGATTCGGCAACCTGGGCCGTGGTCTGATACCTTGCTCCCAGCCGTAGATTGGATCCGTGAACCATATGGAGCCATCCGAGTGTACAACAACGTCGTTTGGCGAATTGAAAGGGCGGCCATGGAAACTTGAAACTAGTAGCTTGGCCTCATAGGTCGAGCCGGTGCTTGGGGCCAGTGGCATGAAGGCTATACCTCCAGGTGTGTCAAGCGTTCCTTGTGCACAAAACAATACACCGTTCTTGTAGTTCACGCCGCCATTTGGCAGAGGGACATCGGTTACGTCTATCTCCGAGTACTCTGTCTTGGCGCTGTCGGCGCTCGAAGGTAGTTGAATACGCGAGATGTGTATGTGAGGTTTTCCCGTCTCTGGATGTGGATATTGGTTGCTGGTGATCCAAAGAGAATCATCCTCCGGTACGTATACACCCGCCTCGTGTGCAAAGGGACAATTGGTCTTCTCAAGAAGCAGATCGAGTTTTGTCTCATGTCCGAGTATATCTCTTGCTGTAGAATCGTGTATCTTTACCCAAGAAGGAAGAATCATGGTTGCGTAGGTTGTATTAGGCTCAGATGTGTAAGACTAGCGGATCAAAAGCGAGCTGGGATGAGTCTTCAAGAGTATACGATGTCGTCGAGACCTCAGTGCCACTAATGTCACCGGAATGCGGCCGATTGTAAATATCTTGTCCAAGGCGCGTTTCGGCATCTGATCAGGTGCTGCCTACAGACAACGCACACAAGTGCGGTAATTGAGTCAATTGCCGATAGCCTCTTTTTGGAAGCGTCGGTCCGACGCGGCTTTTGACTGGTGTCGAACACGGTGTCGGACTGGACGCGCGGTAGCTCGGTCATGTGTCGGCCAAACTCTATGCGCACGTTGGCAGGATAAGCCCTAGACCCTGACAAGCGTGATCACTGCCAATCAGACAGATCGTCTGGGTAAATCGTCTGATCTCCGCCCAACATCGTTTACGCATTTGTGGTATAACCCCGGTCATATGCGTAGGTTTCGGCCAGATGAACGCTTCGGTGACGCTTCAGTGACACACTCGCGGTGGACACAGCTACCGCAAATACGGCGTCTCAATGTGAGTGTTATCAGTAGCAAGTATAGGTCTCGTGGTTGATATGGGAGTTTTATTCGCTTTGAGTGATCGATGAACTACGGGTGACCGAGAACCACAATGCCGAGCTCACAACAGTTCGTAGAATCTCCACCTTGAGGATCAAATTCCGCGGGGAATGCATGGCTAGTCGACCCCATGGGGTCGGTCCGGCAGACACCAGTTGAGCTAGTGGGCCGCCCCGTATATGTCCAGACCCTAGGAATATATATATGACTGTCATCACTGCGCGACAAAACTTATCCCCCCACCTCCTTGGGACGCAGACACAACGAGAAAGTGCGCAGGTGGCTATCGAAACGCACATCATGCCGGAACTCAGGGGCCGAGCTCTTATGCTCACCATCAGCGTCCTCACGTCGCTCGGATTCATGTTAATTGGATACGACAATGGTCTCATGGGCGGATTGGTTGGCGCGCCAGCCTTCAACAAGACCTTTGACCACCCATCCTCGGATATGATTGGCACTATCGTAGCCATTTTCGAGAGTGAGTGATTGGAATCAGTGAATAACGGGTGCACAAGTAACGTTGGTACAGTCGGCTGCTTCTTTGGTGCCATGGCAACAGCAGTAATTGGAGAGAAACTCGGTCGTCGCAAGAGTGTCGCCATTGGCGCTGTCATCAGCATTCTCGGCGCCCTCCTCCAGGCTACCGCATACGGAAGGGCACACCTCATCGTCGGTCGCATTGTCTCAGGTGTTGGTCTGGGTATCATCAACTCGACCGTGCCTGTGATGCAAGCCGAATTCAGCCCCAAAGCGAGTCGCGGTATCTACGTTTGCGCGCAGCTGTCGACGCTGAACTTCGGTATCTTCTTGGTATACTGGATCGACTATGCGTTTGTTTCGCATACTTCGGACTATGCATGGCGCATACCTACTATCCTGCAATGCATCATCGTCCTGGCGATTCTTGGGTTGTTGACTGTCATTCCAGAGACACCAAGATGGCTGGCGGCCCACGATCGTCCGGATGAATGTCTGCGGGTTTTGGCACGCGTGGCAGACGTACCTGAGACCGACCCCGAGGTGCAGAGGCTTCACACCGTCATCACCGAAACCGTTGCGTTCGAGCAGTCGAGACAAGCAGGGTGGAAGGACATCGTTCGGAGCGACCCAATCAAGTCCAGGAGACGTTTCCTGATCGCTTGCGGCATCCAAATGTTCCAGCaacttggtggtatcaacGCCATTATTTGTGAGTAGGCGCAATCGAGTTGGACCAAACACTACTAACGACGACAGATTATTCCGGAACCCTCTTCCAGAAGAGCATCGGCTTCGATACTCACATGTCCGCCCTGATGAGTGGCTTTTTGCAGACCTGGTTCTTTGTCGCCTCATTCATCCCATGGTTCCTCATCGACCGGGTCGGCAGAAGACCGCTGCTCCTCTCCATGATCAGTCTCATGGCTGCCGTCATGGCAGTACAATCTGGGCTCATCTATCAGGTACAATACAAGACCGCATCGGCAAAGGGTGCAGGTATCGCAGCAGCCGCCATGCTGTTCATCTTCCAGGGCGCTTTCACCATCGGCTTTCAGGCTACTGTGTGGGTGTATCCGTCCGAAATTCTGCCACTACGCCTGCGACAGCGTGGTTCGGCCATCTCGACGGCCGCGAACTGGATATGCAACTATATCATCGTGCAAATCACACCTCGTGCGATCAGCAATATCGGATGGAAGACGTATATCATCTTCGCCGTGCTCAATGGTCTTTGGGTGCCgatcatcttcttcttctttcccGAAACCAAGGGACTTGAGCTGGAAGACGTGGACCGCCTTTTCTCTGGCGAAGCGAGCCGAACCGATTTGCTGGACAAGGACCTTGATGACGAGCGAGTCGAAAGTGTTGTAGTTGCGAAAACAGTAGAGTGTGCTGGACATGTATCGTGAAGGTAGCCGAGGGAGGATGTGGATTTTGAGTATTGACAGGGAAGAAGAGTGGGAAATAGATAATCCTATCATTTCCGTGCATGGCTCAAAGTTTTGATCGCATTTTGGCAGGGAGATCGGATTTCCATGTGGTTCGCTCGGCCGTCAGCTTCGGTGGAGGTGTACCGTAAGACGAATTCGGCCCTATACAATGATGATGTGAGCATGCCCAGGAACATCCTAGGCCAATCTCTGAAACTGTCGGTGTCAGACGCGTCATCTCGTCCTTTCTGATTTCAATTTCCTTTTGGTTTTCTACTATTATGCCAGTTAGTCCCTCTGAATCTTTCTGTGTGACGAGGTACTCGCCCACCCCATCGCCATGTGGAATCAACTTCGCACGTACTACAACGCCCTAAAGCCGCAAAAATCTGTGTATCAGTACATGCCATTAGGCTACGTACCCGTCACAAGCTCCCGGACCCGTCTGACAATCGTATCGGCAACCTGCCTCATCTTCCTGTTCGCTATCCTCACAGCCACTCTACACCCCGCAGAAAAGGCGAGGCAATACGGGATATTTCAGTCTACCGAGAGCCCCGCACATGATCCTATACCCAGCATTGTACACTATGTACAGCTCAAGAAACAGGCAGACTCTGTTCTGCATTTCCGGTTCTACCACTTCCTGACCATGTGCGCCGCAGTACTGTACATCAAGCCGACGCAGATATACATACACACTGACTTCAACGACTCGGATATCAACATCGCCAGCGCGCGGGGTGACAAATGGACCAAGGCCGTCATCAACACCTTCGCAGACAAGCTCATCTGGAACCATGTCCGCGCGCCCACCTTTGCCGGTCAAAACCAGAACGAGCAAATCTCTGCCATCCAGCACAAGTCCGACTTCATCCGCTGGGAAGGCATCGAAAAGAGAGGAGGCATCTACATGGACTGGGACGTGATACCGCTGCGGCCGCTGACGCCCATATTGAACGCTGGCTTCGCGTTTATCGGCGGCCGCCACTATGGTGGCGCTGGGGAAACAGGAGGCATAAACGGAACCATCAACAACGGAGTCTTGATGACGATACCAAACAGCACCATGGCGCGCATCGTCGTGCGCGAGCAACACGCCGCCTTCAACAGCGCGTGGGAATCCAACCTGCAAAGCATGACGTTGATCGCCGAGCGCCTTGTCCCGATTCCGTACGAGGTCCTCATCCTTGACCGCAACGCTTTCGCGCCCACACACTGGTTCAGAGAGAGCACCGATCCGCTCTTCCTGCCCAACGACGGCGACCCGTCTCCCGTGCCCGAGCACATCAACTCGACGGATCCGATGGAGCTGTACGAAAATGCAGTCAAGAATCGAAGAAGGCGCGCCGAGTGGGAGATGAATTTCTCAGCCTCGTACATGCTGCATGCCTTCTCCATGGGCAATTACCACAAATACGTCAACGCCAAGCTCATTCTGAGTAGAACCAGCAACTTTGGAATTGCCACGTACGATATTGTTAAGCACATGGTAGACATGGGCTACGTTAGCGCCGATGACGACTCTGACGAGGCATAAAGTTGCCTGGAGATGCAGTGGTTCTTTTGCATAGACATAGATTAGATGCAGGGCGGGATTTCCTTGAGTACACCGTGTACAATACTGTAGCTTGTAATGGTAAATTGGCCTTTTACGTAAGCAAGCGAGCTAGGTTTTTTTGGGAGCATAACTACCAGTACTTCTTATTTAAGCGATTTAAATGTTTTTCTGTTTCTGTCTGCCCTACCCATTGCTGGGACCCTCATTTCCGGAGGCATGACTGACACACGCGTTCGTTTCATCGCATTCTGTCCACTCGCGAATGATATCCCTCGATCGATCTCCGGATCACTTGGCCGCGGCATGTTCCGTCTTGACCGCCGAGTCGTAGATGATGAGCGGCGGGGCAGGGATGCGGGGGTCATGGAAGTGGAAGCAGAAACGAAACGCAGTCGCTTTATTGCCGCACAGGATCGCCGCCCTTAGCGAAGTACACAAACGCGAACGTAAAGATGGGGCTGAAGTGGAGTCAAGATTCCATGAAATGCAAATATAGAAAGTGCTAATATTGTTATGGGGCCATTGAACGTACCAGGGTAGTCTGGCTAAAACCTGGCTAGGTATAGTCGTAGCATGAAGAATTACCAGCCGGCTTAAGGGGCTTCTCTACCCCTTTACCTTCCGATATCATGTTATGGTAATAGTAAAAGGAAAACGTCACATGACCATGTAAGCACCACATGCATGTGGGTTATGTTGGGTATCTCTATGTACAAGATCCCGAGACTTTACAAAAACACAAACAACACAAACACCctaacatgatccatgggcgagcggcgcacacgggcgagcggcgcaccccaccaactttactcaccttactgatcttaatctacaatggctcaacgcagcgctactcaattactatcaaatgaagcagatattcagcttgctatctcatctattaatgcgcaccagatccaaggtacccgtactgctgcagtagtctacaacgtagccgaaacaacgctccgccgccgacgcgctggtatacctgcccgacgcgattgcccgcccaactcaaggaagcttacccagagagaagaggaggtgattattagctatatacttcagctagatctgcgtggatttgcgcctacctacacagctgtacgtgatatggctgataagctgctggctgcgcgtggtggagagcaggttggagtcaactggccatctacctttgttaagcgtacagacagtcttcggacgtgtttcaaccaagcgtacgataggcagagagctctttgtgaggatgcaacattaataaagaggtggtttaagcttgtagaagagacaaaggctg from Pyrenophora tritici-repentis strain M4 chromosome 8, whole genome shotgun sequence includes the following:
- a CDS encoding Bac-rhamnosid multi-domain protein, which translates into the protein MIILDYGTEVAGFPFISTSDVAAAVQLEFKYGESLVALSNPIGDGPWTFSNGLSNSFRVETFNVSTVGYTESFFIQGGQRWQSVRLLTNSSVTIESIGMRATGQHTDANELPGHMTTSNDIYNRIFDLGGRVVQVACVDKGNAPSTWEITDKGALIRGQTSAQSAEGVLLKAANYTLSFDTKITRGGTGWRVGSGISPIGPYFLLTSNYPDNNAFRNTNRTLLPPNTLIFNSDWSLVNQSSLPTPGNKYYPLNITVEEEKWHHISTSIQEDGYHVQLNGIEIAVVALPPPSNDFLFRSASRYEGTWGFGAFQDQISVVSNVSVTAANGTQIYSNPMTSQKVLVEYGVAPLNHSVCLDGAKRDRLVWIGDFYHTVRVLAQTTARWDYIIGSIEYALSYQVDTGPFAGFVPISTSLGTRPEYTDANPTWTGLVDYQDLFLAGIGEYFRYTGDTKGLRKHWDSIKKLAEARITFIDPSSGLVAGSPEVPNPASFLGPANGSAVTGLFAFTMDLLVPLALDMGDAEVASKFNSTASGLRDAINDKLWNPSLETYSLSLGSPGNFSLTGIAWAMLSGAANGDQASSSIRKLEELRFGVGYKTISSDEKSSNYQLAPNPSGFLLEALFQTSEKHQTNSTAATLHLLDGLWASMVNNDSYSSGASWEYVKPYGSPGIDLFTSLAHPWGAAPSYVLPEYLLGVRPVTPGYKEFVLQPAVGYLGLKKAAGRVPTPFGGINATWSIDGLSALLTVDVPANVTGTLKMPAGWAMKGLNHSTEGTELLPGHHSITLYVQ
- a CDS encoding ProP, Permease major facilitator superfamily; protein product: MPELRGRALMLTISVLTSLGFMLIGYDNGLMGGLVGAPAFNKTFDHPSSDMIGTIVAIFEIGCFFGAMATAVIGEKLGRRKSVAIGAVISILGALLQATAYGRAHLIVGRIVSGVGLGIINSTVPVMQAEFSPKASRGIYVCAQLSTLNFGIFLVYWIDYAFVSHTSDYAWRIPTILQCIIVLAILGLLTVIPETPRWLAAHDRPDECLRVLARVADVPETDPEVQRLHTVITETVAFEQSRQAGWKDIVRSDPIKSRRRFLIACGIQMFQQLGGINAIIYYSGTLFQKSIGFDTHMSALMSGFLQTWFFVASFIPWFLIDRVGRRPLLLSMISLMAAVMAVQSGLIYQVQYKTASAKGAGIAAAAMLFIFQGAFTIGFQATVWVYPSEILPLRLRQRGSAISTAANWICNYIIVQITPRAISNIGWKTYIIFAVLNGLWVPIIFFFFPETKGLELEDVDRLFSGEASRTDLLDKDLDDERVESVVVAKTVECAGHVS
- a CDS encoding Gly-transf-sug domain containing protein; translated protein: MWNQLRTYYNALKPQKSVYQYMPLGYVPVTSSRTRLTIVSATCLIFLFAILTATLHPAEKARQYGIFQSTESPAHDPIPSIVHYVQLKKQADSVLHFRFYHFLTMCAAVLYIKPTQIYIHTDFNDSDINIASARGDKWTKAVINTFADKLIWNHVRAPTFAGQNQNEQISAIQHKSDFIRWEGIEKRGGIYMDWDVIPLRPLTPILNAGFAFIGGRHYGGAGETGGINGTINNGVLMTIPNSTMARIVVREQHAAFNSAWESNLQSMTLIAERLVPIPYEVLILDRNAFAPTHWFRESTDPLFLPNDGDPSPVPEHINSTDPMELYENAVKNRRRRAEWEMNFSASYMLHAFSMGNYHKYVNAKLILSRTSNFGIATYDIVKHMVDMGYVSADDDSDEA